From a region of the Pseudoxanthobacter soli DSM 19599 genome:
- the mutL gene encoding DNA mismatch repair endonuclease MutL: MAVIRQLDDGLINRIAAGEVIERPASVVKELVENAIDAGAHRIEIVTAAGGKTLIRVVDDGRGMSEADLALAVERHCTSKLPEGDLMSIATLGFRGEALPSIGAVARLSIASRTRDAEHAAEIVVEGGEKSAPRPVALNPGTRVEVADLFFSTPARLKFLKTDRAEATAVTEIVRRLAIAVPEVAFTLTGSDRSATEWPARSGIDARARRIADTVGAEFIDNALIVDAGREGIRLEGFAGLPSYTRAAATQQYLFVNGRPVRDRMLMGALRGAYADVMARDRHPAAVLFLTLDPHEVDVNVHPTKADVRFRDPGLVRGLIVGAIRETIGASPHRATTTGTSAAIAAFRPGAAPAGAASPAARFGFGSRAAGDWRQSMFRPLDPAGGAVPAATPPVDPIGGGLSEGVEAPFKPAYDPAALESAVPQAAFGDLARPSADARADSAVLPPERESFPLGAPRAQIHSNYIIAQTAGGMVIVDQHAAHERLVYERLKAARAAHGVERQMLLVPEIVDLPAEDVDRLAARAEEIEGFGLSLEAFGPGAVAVREVPALLGTTDVAALVRDLADEIAEWDRATGLEERLNRIASTMACHGSVRSGRRMRVEEMDALLREMEATPNSGTCNHGRPTFITLTLADIERLFGRR; this comes from the coding sequence ATGGCCGTGATCCGGCAACTTGACGACGGCCTGATCAACCGCATCGCAGCCGGCGAGGTGATCGAGCGGCCGGCGAGCGTCGTGAAGGAACTGGTCGAGAACGCCATCGATGCCGGCGCGCACCGCATCGAGATCGTGACCGCGGCGGGCGGCAAGACGCTGATCCGCGTGGTCGACGACGGGCGCGGCATGAGCGAGGCCGATCTTGCGCTCGCCGTGGAACGCCACTGCACCTCCAAGCTGCCCGAAGGCGACCTGATGTCGATCGCCACCCTCGGCTTCCGCGGCGAGGCGCTGCCCTCGATCGGCGCGGTGGCCCGGCTGTCGATCGCGAGCCGAACCCGCGACGCCGAACACGCCGCCGAGATCGTGGTCGAAGGTGGCGAGAAGTCCGCGCCGCGGCCGGTCGCGCTCAATCCCGGCACCCGGGTCGAGGTGGCCGACCTGTTCTTCTCCACCCCGGCCCGCCTCAAGTTCCTGAAGACCGACCGCGCCGAGGCCACCGCGGTGACGGAAATCGTACGCCGGCTTGCCATCGCCGTGCCGGAGGTGGCGTTCACCCTGACCGGCAGCGACCGCAGCGCCACGGAGTGGCCGGCGCGCAGCGGCATCGATGCCCGCGCCCGGCGCATCGCCGACACCGTGGGCGCCGAGTTCATCGACAACGCCCTCATCGTCGATGCCGGGCGGGAGGGCATCCGCCTCGAAGGGTTCGCGGGCCTGCCGAGCTACACCCGTGCCGCCGCCACCCAGCAATATCTGTTCGTCAACGGCCGTCCGGTGCGCGACCGTATGCTGATGGGCGCCCTGCGCGGCGCCTATGCCGACGTGATGGCTCGCGACCGGCATCCCGCGGCCGTGCTTTTCCTCACGCTCGATCCCCACGAGGTCGACGTCAACGTGCACCCGACCAAGGCGGACGTGCGGTTCCGCGACCCCGGGCTGGTGCGGGGGCTGATCGTCGGCGCCATCCGCGAGACCATCGGTGCCTCGCCGCACCGCGCCACCACGACCGGCACCAGCGCGGCCATCGCCGCGTTCCGCCCCGGTGCGGCGCCGGCCGGCGCGGCTTCCCCGGCGGCGCGGTTCGGCTTCGGCTCGCGCGCCGCCGGCGACTGGCGGCAATCGATGTTCCGGCCGCTCGATCCGGCCGGCGGTGCAGTCCCGGCGGCGACCCCGCCAGTCGATCCCATCGGTGGCGGCCTCTCCGAGGGGGTGGAAGCCCCTTTTAAGCCGGCTTATGACCCTGCGGCGCTGGAAAGTGCGGTTCCGCAGGCGGCCTTCGGCGATCTCGCGCGGCCGTCGGCCGATGCGCGCGCCGATTCCGCGGTGTTGCCGCCGGAGCGCGAGAGCTTCCCGCTCGGCGCGCCGCGCGCTCAGATCCACAGCAACTACATCATCGCCCAGACCGCGGGCGGCATGGTGATCGTCGACCAGCACGCGGCCCACGAACGTCTCGTCTATGAACGGCTGAAGGCGGCCCGCGCAGCCCACGGCGTGGAGCGGCAGATGCTGCTCGTGCCGGAAATCGTCGACCTGCCTGCGGAAGACGTCGACCGTCTCGCCGCGCGCGCGGAGGAAATCGAGGGCTTCGGTCTGTCGCTGGAGGCGTTCGGCCCCGGCGCGGTCGCGGTGCGGGAGGTGCCGGCGCTGCTCGGCACCACGGACGTCGCGGCGCTGGTGCGCGACCTCGCCGACGAGATCGCCGAATGGGACCGCGCCACGGGCCTGGAGGAACGGCTGAACCGCATCGCCTCCACCATGGCCTGCCACGGCTCGGTGCGCTCCGGCCGGCGGATGCGGGTCGAGGAGATGGACGCGCTTTTGCGCGAGATGGAGGCGACGCCCAATTCCGGCACGTGCAACCACGGCCGGCCGACCTTCATCACCCTGACGCTGGCCGACATCGAAAGGCTGTTCGGACGGCGGTGA
- a CDS encoding pseudouridine synthase yields the protein MTPTSNEDQTADGGPATPAVDTPAATGGEPAGAQPAGDDAARPPIADAEAVSQASSDEATSDDAPSDDVSFDAPDEIEAPGEEESDEDDRDEAEIVFADDAFDDFDDGDYDPFASVGEPAEEDLADEDDDSPAAAPARTAEVHPGERVAKVLARAGLCSRRDAEAWVLAGRVAVNGKILDTPAHNVVASDLITVDGKPIPAKEQTRLWLYHKPRGLVTTNADPDGRPTIFERLPEELPRVMTIGRLDINTEGLLLLTNDGGLARVLELPATGWMRRYRVRAHGNITQADLDRLSDGLAVDGVLYGPIDAVLDRAQGDNVWITLSMREGKNREVKNVLGALGLNVNRLIRVSFGPFLLGELQPGEVREVRSRVLRDQIGGKLAEDASADFEPRHSAPERKGTAPRATARTGVTREPRPYPGGDDRQNRPTRRGDRDERPDRRRDRDDGRGFGERRSEGRDRPFERPARAGGRVLGVIDPNATPGEDGRDPNAPIIRREEPKPNFERSDDRRRDGGRSFGGKSSSRSGDRPRTRDERPRSFTPWANHADRGEGEGRGRGSDAPRGERAERPFRERRDGEGRRNDGYRGEGYRGEGRGERRSEGSRSERPSGERTYGDRGRPERSGGERPSRPYRDRAEGERSSERPRRERAEGDRPSRPFRERDGEGRGRPEQGERRFDRPRTDRPRGERPQGDRPARPFRERGDGERPARPFRERPEGEGRGERRFDKPRGDWPQGDRPARPFRERPEGGDRPRGDRPQGDRPHGDRPARPFRERPEGGDRPRGERPARPFRERPEGEGRGERRFDKPRGDRPQGDRPARPFRERPEGGDRPRGERPARPFRERPEGEGRGERRFDKPRGDRPQGDRSHGDRPQGDRPSRGFRERPEGGFKPGGAGRGPGRGGPGAGGPKGGPGRGGPSRGGPGRGGPGGGAPRRGPRPPKA from the coding sequence ATGACCCCGACATCGAATGAAGACCAGACCGCCGACGGCGGTCCCGCCACCCCTGCCGTCGATACACCTGCCGCCACGGGCGGCGAACCGGCCGGCGCACAGCCCGCCGGCGACGATGCCGCGCGCCCGCCGATCGCGGACGCGGAAGCCGTTTCGCAAGCCTCTTCCGACGAAGCCACTTCCGACGACGCGCCTTCCGACGACGTCTCTTTTGACGCCCCGGACGAGATCGAGGCGCCCGGTGAGGAAGAGAGCGACGAGGACGATCGCGACGAAGCCGAGATCGTGTTCGCCGACGATGCGTTCGACGATTTCGACGACGGCGACTACGACCCGTTCGCCTCCGTCGGCGAGCCCGCCGAGGAAGACCTCGCGGACGAGGACGACGACAGCCCCGCCGCCGCGCCGGCGCGGACGGCCGAGGTGCATCCCGGCGAGCGTGTCGCCAAGGTGCTGGCCCGCGCCGGGCTCTGCTCGCGCCGCGACGCCGAGGCCTGGGTGCTCGCCGGCCGCGTCGCCGTCAATGGCAAGATTCTCGATACGCCGGCCCACAATGTGGTGGCGAGCGACCTCATCACGGTGGACGGCAAGCCGATTCCGGCGAAGGAACAGACCCGGCTGTGGCTCTACCACAAGCCGCGCGGTCTCGTGACCACCAACGCCGACCCCGATGGCCGGCCGACCATCTTCGAGCGCCTGCCGGAAGAGCTGCCGCGGGTGATGACCATCGGCCGTCTGGACATCAACACCGAAGGGCTTCTGCTGCTCACCAACGACGGTGGCCTCGCCCGGGTGCTCGAACTGCCGGCCACCGGCTGGATGCGCCGCTACCGCGTGCGCGCCCACGGCAACATCACCCAGGCGGATCTCGACCGGCTTTCCGACGGCCTTGCCGTCGACGGCGTGCTCTACGGCCCGATCGACGCGGTGCTCGACCGCGCCCAGGGTGACAATGTGTGGATCACGCTCTCCATGCGCGAGGGCAAGAACCGCGAGGTCAAGAACGTGCTCGGCGCGCTTGGCCTCAACGTCAATCGCCTGATCCGCGTCTCGTTCGGCCCGTTCCTTCTCGGCGAACTGCAGCCGGGCGAGGTGCGCGAGGTGCGCAGCCGGGTGCTGCGCGACCAGATCGGCGGCAAGCTCGCCGAGGACGCGAGCGCCGATTTCGAACCCCGCCACAGCGCGCCCGAACGGAAGGGCACCGCCCCCCGCGCGACCGCCCGCACCGGCGTGACCCGCGAGCCGCGCCCCTATCCGGGCGGCGACGACCGGCAGAACCGGCCCACCCGGCGCGGCGACCGCGACGAGCGGCCCGACCGCCGCCGCGATCGCGACGACGGCCGCGGCTTCGGCGAGCGCCGCAGCGAAGGCCGCGACCGCCCGTTCGAGCGGCCGGCACGCGCCGGCGGCCGGGTGCTCGGCGTGATCGACCCGAATGCGACCCCGGGTGAGGACGGCCGCGATCCCAACGCGCCGATCATCCGCCGCGAGGAACCGAAGCCGAATTTCGAGCGCAGCGACGACCGCCGCCGCGACGGCGGCCGTTCCTTCGGCGGCAAATCTTCCAGCCGCAGCGGCGATCGCCCGCGCACCCGCGACGAGCGTCCCCGCAGCTTCACGCCGTGGGCGAACCATGCCGATCGGGGCGAGGGCGAGGGCCGCGGACGCGGATCCGACGCCCCGCGCGGCGAGCGCGCCGAACGGCCGTTCCGCGAGCGCCGCGACGGCGAAGGCCGCAGGAACGATGGATACCGGGGCGAAGGATACCGGGGAGAAGGACGTGGCGAGCGCAGGTCCGAGGGATCGCGCTCCGAGCGTCCGTCCGGCGAGCGGACTTATGGCGACCGCGGCCGGCCCGAGCGGTCCGGCGGTGAGCGGCCTTCGCGCCCCTATCGCGACCGCGCGGAGGGCGAGCGCTCGTCCGAGCGTCCGCGCCGGGAGCGCGCAGAAGGCGACCGTCCGTCCCGTCCCTTCCGGGAGCGTGACGGTGAAGGACGCGGCAGGCCGGAGCAAGGCGAGCGCCGCTTCGACCGCCCGCGCACCGACCGGCCGCGCGGCGAACGTCCGCAGGGCGATAGGCCGGCCAGACCGTTCCGCGAACGCGGAGACGGGGAGCGTCCGGCACGGCCCTTCCGCGAGCGGCCCGAGGGTGAAGGACGCGGCGAGCGCAGGTTCGACAAGCCCCGCGGCGACTGGCCTCAAGGCGACCGCCCGGCGCGACCGTTCCGCGAGCGCCCGGAGGGCGGCGACAGGCCTCGCGGCGACCGGCCCCAAGGTGACAGACCCCATGGCGACCGCCCGGCGCGACCGTTCCGTGAGCGCCCGGAGGGCGGTGACAGGCCGCGCGGCGAACGCCCGGCACGGCCGTTCCGCGAGCGGCCCGAAGGCGAAGGGCGCGGCGAGCGCAGGTTCGACAAGCCTCGCGGCGACAGGCCTCAAGGCGACCGCCCGGCACGGCCGTTCCGCGAGCGCCCGGAGGGCGGTGACAGGCCGCGCGGCGAACGCCCGGCAAGGCCGTTCCGCGAGCGGCCCGAAGGCGAAGGGCGCGGCGAGCGCAGGTTCGACAAGCCTCGCGGCGACCGGCCTCAAGGTGACAGGTCCCACGGCGATAGGCCCCAAGGCGACCGGCCGTCGCGCGGCTTCCGCGAACGGCCCGAAGGCGGCTTCAAGCCCGGCGGCGCCGGGCGTGGCCCCGGCAGGGGTGGACCTGGAGCTGGCGGGCCGAAGGGCGGTCCTGGTCGGGGCGGTCCTAGTCGGGGTGGTCCCGGTCGGGGCGGACCGGGCGGCGGGGCTCCGCGGCGCGGGCCGCGGCCGCCGAAGGCGTGA
- a CDS encoding bifunctional riboflavin kinase/FAD synthetase, giving the protein MIASGLSSAADAGFSAPLEAVPPALQDGVVAIGNFDGVHRGHQAVLTRARDIAHAGRRPVVALTFEPHPRSVFRPDQPIFRLTPPALKARVLQAVGIDGLVTATFDRPFASLTAQEFVDEVVIGRLRARHLLVGYNFHFGKARAGNPAFLAEAGARAGFEVTVAEPLTDEAGGQISSTRIRDALSAGDIAAANGLLGWRWRVDAVVRHGDKRGRELGYPTANMRMPDDCALAYGIYAVRVTLDGRRIDGVASFGRRPTFDNGAPLLEVFLFDFSGDLYGRTLGVTFHDYLRPELRFTSIEGLIDQMGRDCERALAVLKSAGPISPTDAALDGFG; this is encoded by the coding sequence ATGATCGCTTCCGGCCTTTCGTCTGCCGCCGATGCCGGCTTCTCGGCCCCGCTGGAGGCCGTGCCGCCGGCCTTGCAGGACGGCGTGGTGGCGATCGGCAATTTCGACGGCGTCCATCGCGGCCACCAGGCCGTGCTGACGCGCGCGCGGGATATCGCCCACGCCGGCCGGCGGCCGGTGGTGGCGCTCACCTTCGAGCCGCACCCGCGCAGCGTTTTTCGCCCGGACCAGCCGATCTTCCGCCTGACCCCGCCCGCACTCAAGGCCCGCGTTCTGCAGGCGGTCGGCATCGACGGCCTCGTCACCGCCACTTTCGACCGGCCGTTCGCCTCTCTCACCGCCCAGGAATTCGTCGACGAGGTCGTCATCGGCCGTCTGCGGGCGCGTCACCTTCTCGTCGGCTACAATTTCCACTTCGGCAAGGCGCGCGCCGGCAACCCGGCCTTCCTCGCCGAAGCGGGCGCCCGCGCCGGCTTCGAGGTGACGGTCGCCGAGCCCCTGACCGACGAGGCCGGCGGACAGATTTCCTCCACCCGCATCCGCGACGCCCTGTCGGCCGGCGATATCGCCGCCGCCAACGGCCTGCTCGGCTGGCGCTGGCGGGTCGATGCGGTGGTGCGCCACGGCGACAAGCGCGGTCGCGAACTCGGCTATCCCACCGCCAACATGCGGATGCCGGACGATTGTGCGCTGGCATACGGCATCTATGCGGTGCGGGTGACGCTCGACGGACGCCGGATCGACGGCGTCGCGAGCTTCGGCCGGCGCCCCACCTTCGACAACGGCGCGCCGCTGCTGGAGGTGTTCCTGTTTGACTTCTCCGGCGATCTCTACGGCCGCACCCTCGGCGTGACCTTCCACGATTATCTGCGGCCTGAGCTTCGCTTCACGTCGATCGAGGGGCTGATCGACCAGATGGGCCGCGACTGCGAGCGGGCGCTGGCGGTGCTGAAATCCGCCGGGCCGATCTCGCCGACCGACGCCGCCCTCGACGGGTTCGGCTGA
- a CDS encoding TIGR01459 family HAD-type hydrolase produces the protein MSAHPVPIVPGLSAVDTRYTTLFCDVWGVVHNGVACFPAAVEALKRYRAERGATVVLVTNSPRRHRQVTEQLRDLGVEDAAYDAVVTSGDVTREHLLSVGLERVFHIGLTRDEALYEGTGMRLVPAEEAEIVVATGLYDDETETPDDYHDLLAGFAARRLPFVSANPDIVVERGTRMVWCAGALAKLYESFGGEVVQAGKPYPPIYAAARARAATLTGTRPDDGSILAVGDGLPTDVRGGCNEGLDVLFVTGGIHAADFGPHDAPDPKAVATRLERDSLKAVAAVTALRW, from the coding sequence ATGAGCGCACATCCCGTCCCGATCGTCCCCGGGCTTTCCGCGGTGGACACCCGCTATACCACGCTGTTCTGCGACGTCTGGGGCGTCGTGCACAACGGCGTGGCGTGTTTTCCGGCCGCCGTGGAGGCACTGAAGCGCTACCGTGCCGAACGCGGCGCCACCGTGGTGCTCGTCACCAACTCGCCGCGGCGACACCGCCAGGTGACGGAGCAGCTGCGGGATCTCGGCGTCGAGGACGCGGCCTATGACGCCGTCGTCACCTCCGGCGACGTCACGCGCGAGCATCTGCTGTCCGTCGGGCTCGAACGGGTGTTCCATATCGGCCTTACGCGTGACGAGGCGCTCTACGAGGGCACCGGCATGCGGCTCGTCCCGGCGGAGGAAGCCGAGATCGTGGTCGCGACCGGCCTCTACGACGACGAGACCGAGACGCCGGACGACTATCACGACCTGCTGGCGGGCTTCGCCGCCCGCCGCCTGCCGTTCGTCTCCGCGAACCCGGATATCGTGGTGGAGCGCGGCACGCGGATGGTGTGGTGCGCCGGCGCGCTCGCCAAGCTCTACGAGAGCTTCGGCGGCGAGGTGGTGCAGGCCGGCAAGCCCTATCCGCCGATCTATGCGGCGGCCCGCGCGCGCGCCGCGACGCTGACCGGCACGCGGCCGGACGACGGCTCCATCCTGGCCGTCGGCGACGGCCTTCCGACGGACGTGCGCGGCGGCTGCAACGAGGGGCTCGACGTGCTGTTCGTGACCGGCGGCATCCACGCGGCCGATTTCGGCCCACACGACGCACCGGATCCGAAGGCCGTCGCGACGCGGCTCGAACGCGACAGCCTGAAGGCAGTCGCCGCCGTCACCGCGCTGAGGTGGTGA
- a CDS encoding electron transfer flavoprotein subunit alpha/FixB family protein has protein sequence MARQRRDPRAERASHRVAAAGRPRYDLGQNPDPGQIAAAPSGRPRRDPRAERAAQSVATTPVSGRPARQRFDRTQRNAAVAAAATPTKPAAFAAAPPEVRVIADPAFLVMAVVDAPGGTLSDHDRQVLGAARLIADAGAAAVLLAAGPLDAPAGPAGADRVVTLGNRGGFLHDPDARAAAIVAVVEALSPRHVLFPDSIDGGDLARRVAAACGAWLFAGAEQVGARVVVRPARAGRKEQRSRPPRFLSIAADAVAPHSGVAHEGRAVSLDPIPFRSNRSGIPRCRPDAEPAVLSVETIPADPATVALSEAAFVVSAGNGVRDFDLFHALVAALHATPGASRVVCDAGLMPRAAQVGASGTVLDADCYFALGIAGAPQHLQGVARCRHVVAVNTDLHAAMIERAELAIIQDAQLVMPALLALLAREADPRRAGPAAPAAAEGDGR, from the coding sequence ATGGCGAGGCAGCGCCGCGATCCCCGCGCAGAACGCGCATCGCACCGGGTCGCTGCCGCCGGGCGGCCCCGTTACGATCTCGGGCAAAACCCGGACCCCGGACAGATCGCAGCCGCGCCATCCGGACGGCCGCGCCGCGATCCGCGGGCCGAACGCGCGGCGCAGAGCGTCGCAACCACGCCGGTTTCCGGCCGCCCCGCCCGACAGCGTTTCGACCGCACGCAGCGCAATGCCGCCGTTGCGGCGGCAGCGACCCCGACCAAGCCGGCGGCTTTCGCCGCCGCGCCTCCCGAGGTCCGGGTGATCGCCGATCCGGCCTTCCTCGTCATGGCGGTGGTCGATGCGCCGGGTGGAACGCTGTCCGATCACGACCGGCAGGTGCTCGGCGCGGCGCGCCTGATCGCCGATGCCGGCGCTGCGGCGGTGCTGCTGGCTGCCGGCCCGCTCGATGCGCCGGCCGGCCCGGCCGGGGCCGACCGGGTCGTCACGCTCGGCAATCGCGGCGGGTTCCTGCACGATCCGGATGCCCGCGCGGCCGCAATCGTCGCGGTGGTCGAGGCGCTGTCGCCGCGCCATGTGCTGTTTCCCGACAGCATCGACGGTGGCGACCTCGCCAGGCGGGTCGCCGCCGCCTGCGGTGCGTGGCTGTTCGCCGGGGCGGAGCAGGTCGGGGCGCGGGTGGTGGTGCGCCCGGCGCGCGCGGGGCGGAAGGAACAGCGCTCCCGTCCGCCGCGCTTCCTCAGCATCGCCGCCGACGCCGTCGCGCCCCATTCCGGCGTGGCGCACGAAGGCCGTGCCGTTTCGCTCGATCCTATCCCGTTCAGATCGAACCGATCCGGCATCCCGCGCTGCCGGCCGGACGCGGAACCGGCGGTGCTTTCCGTCGAGACCATTCCGGCGGATCCCGCCACGGTCGCGCTGTCGGAGGCCGCATTCGTCGTTTCGGCCGGCAACGGTGTCCGCGATTTTGACCTGTTCCATGCGCTGGTGGCCGCGCTTCATGCTACGCCCGGGGCCAGCCGGGTCGTCTGCGATGCCGGGCTGATGCCCCGCGCCGCGCAGGTCGGGGCATCGGGCACCGTGCTCGACGCCGACTGCTATTTCGCGCTCGGCATCGCGGGTGCTCCACAACACCTGCAGGGCGTGGCAAGGTGCAGGCATGTGGTTGCCGTCAACACCGATCTTCATGCGGCCATGATCGAGCGGGCCGAACTCGCCATCATCCAGGATGCGCAACTGGTGATGCCGGCGTTGCTCGCCCTGCTGGCGCGGGAGGCCGATCCACGGCGCGCCGGGCCGGCCGCACCTGCCGCGGCGGAAGGAGACGGCCGATGA
- the rsmD gene encoding 16S rRNA (guanine(966)-N(2))-methyltransferase RsmD, with the protein MRIVAGRFKGAQIATPSGRDIRPTADRLRESLFNILIHGHDDPVEGARVIDLFAGTGALGLEALSRGARHCLFIEEAAEARALIRRNVEAMKLTGETRIYRRDATRLGAAGTHTPFDLAFLDPPYGRGLGEAALASLAAGGWLKPGALAVLEEAAGAEIALPAGFTLLDERSQGISKLLILRFEP; encoded by the coding sequence ATGCGGATCGTTGCCGGACGCTTCAAGGGCGCCCAGATCGCCACGCCGAGCGGCCGGGATATTCGCCCGACCGCGGACCGGCTGCGCGAGAGCCTGTTCAACATCCTGATCCACGGGCATGACGACCCGGTCGAGGGCGCCCGCGTCATCGACCTGTTCGCCGGCACCGGTGCCCTCGGACTGGAGGCGCTGTCGCGCGGCGCGCGGCACTGCCTCTTCATCGAAGAGGCCGCCGAGGCACGGGCGCTGATCCGCCGCAATGTGGAAGCCATGAAGCTGACCGGCGAGACGCGCATCTACCGGCGCGATGCCACCCGTCTCGGCGCGGCCGGCACCCACACGCCGTTCGACCTCGCCTTTCTCGACCCGCCCTATGGCCGCGGCCTCGGCGAGGCCGCGCTCGCGAGCCTCGCCGCCGGCGGCTGGCTGAAGCCGGGTGCGCTCGCGGTGCTGGAAGAGGCCGCAGGCGCGGAGATCGCGCTGCCGGCCGGCTTCACGCTGCTCGACGAACGCAGTCAGGGCATCTCGAAGCTCCTGATCCTGCGGTTCGAGCCCTGA